A window of the Pangasianodon hypophthalmus isolate fPanHyp1 chromosome 12, fPanHyp1.pri, whole genome shotgun sequence genome harbors these coding sequences:
- the zgc:92749 gene encoding elongation of very long chain fatty acids protein 6 has product MTVCRVQIVLLTKLSIFKLKEKKMNETLLTVYFDFERRFDEKVAFKWFEENWTTSFVLCALYAAVIFLGRYLMRDRQKLDLRVPLVLWSLSLAVFSIIGTVRTGSYMLELFSTGGFRKTVCDTNFYSAPISKFWAYVFVLSKVPELGDTVFIVLRKQRLIFLHWYHHITVLLYSWYTYRERVAGGCWFVTMNYTVHSLMYSYYAAKAAGLHLPRPCAMIITALQTLQMALGLMVLALVYRWQNDTMCRSTDSNITWGSLMYLSYLLLFTSFFYQSYMKGGKKVTAGERRVKAE; this is encoded by the exons ATGACAGTCTGTCGAGTTCAAATTGTTCTCTTAACCAAACTGAGTATATTtaaacttaaagaaaaaaaaatgaatgagacgttacttacagtatattttgACTTCGAGCGGCGTTTCGATGAAAAAGTCGCATTTAAATGGTTTGAGGAAAACTG gaccACGTCCTTTGTGCTGTGTGCTCTGTACGCCGCGGTTATTTTCCTCGGCCGGTACCtgatgagagacagacagaagttGGACCTGCGTGTTCCGCTGGTGCTCTGGTCCCTCAGCCTGGCTGTGTTCAG TATAATAGGAACAGTGCGTACAGGATCCTACATGCTGGAGCTTTTCAGCACCGGCGGATTCAGAAAGACCGTGTGTGACACGAACTTCTACAGCGCCCCCATCAGCAAGTTCTGGGCCTACGTCTTCGTCCTCAGCAAAGTGCCGGAGCTCG GAGACACAGTGTTCATTGTTCTGCGTAAGCAGCGTCTGATCTTCCTGCACTGGTACCACCACATCACGGTGCTGCTGTACTCGTGGTACACCTACAGAGAGCGAGTTGCAGGAGGCTGCTGGTTCGTCACCATGAACTACACCGTGCACTCGCTCATGTACAGCTACTACGCGGCGAAAGCGGCCGGCCTGCACCTCCCTCGGCCCTGCGCCATGATCATCACCGCCCTCCAGACTCTACAGATGGCTCTGGGCCTGATGGTGCTGGCGCTCGTGTACCGCTGGCAGAACGACACGATGTGCAGATCCACGGACAGCAACATCACCTGGGGCTCGCTCATGTACCTCAGCTATCTGCTGCTCTTCACCTCCTTCTTCTACCAGTCCTACATGAAAGGAGGGAAGAAGGTCACGGCTGGGGAGAGAAGAGTTAAAGCTGAATAG